One genomic region from Rhinoraja longicauda isolate Sanriku21f chromosome 34, sRhiLon1.1, whole genome shotgun sequence encodes:
- the gps2 gene encoding LOW QUALITY PROTEIN: G protein pathway suppressor 2 (The sequence of the model RefSeq protein was modified relative to this genomic sequence to represent the inferred CDS: deleted 1 base in 1 codon) — MPALLERPKMSSAMARALHQHIMKERARKKAEEEEVDKMMEQKMKEDQERKRKKEMEERMSLEETKEQISKMEAKLQILQEEKHQLFLQLKKVLHEEERRRAKMKEQSDLSTLTQAAYPQTLTLHSGPHLINIQEGHGRPSGLLGDRPKAQMFTSGAIAQNRAFTAQAAFTAAQTDHPQYQTGQAAHSSYPVTQTQHGAPYGPGQTVTYASSPQLRGPSAFQAMSAYLPHQQTAYAVHGHFTPQQGFISPTTTIPLQKQLEHANQQSGFTDSAGIAYVHPQRPASPGGFPHDTPPQQTLPAGFQTTAQAAPRHAYLQHGQGQRYYHQ, encoded by the exons agaaggcag aggaggaggaggtggacaaGATGATGGAGCAGAAGATGAAGGAGGACCAGGAGCGGAAGCGGAAGAAAGAGATGGAGGAGCGCATGTcgctggaggagaccaaggagcaG atCTCCAAGATGGAGGCGAAGCTGCAGATCCTGCAGGAAGAGAAGCACCAGCTGTTCCTGCAGCTGAAGAAGGTGCTTCACGAGGAAGAGAGGCGCCGCGCCAAGATGAAGGAGCAGAG TGACCTGAGCACCCTGACCCAGGCAGCGTACCCACAGACTCTGACCCTCCATTCCGGCCCTCACCTGATCAACATACAAG AAGGTCACGGGAGACCGTCTGGCCTTTTGGGAGACCGCCCCAAAGCGCAGATGTTCACATCTGGGGCTATTGCACAG AACCGTGCGTTCACGGCCCAGGCGGCGTTCACGGCTGCCCAGACAGACCACCCCCAGTACCAGACGGGCCAGGCGGCACACAGCAGCTACCCCGTCACCCAGACGCAGCACGGCGCCCCCTACGGACCGGGCCAGACCGTCACCTATGCCAGCAGCCCGCAGCTTCGAG GACCCTCGGCTTTCCAAGCGATGTCGGCCTACCTCCCGCACCAGCAGACCGCCTACGCTGTCCACGGACACTTCACCCCTCAGCAAG GCTTTATTTCTCCGACCACGACCATTCCCCTCCAGAAGCAATTGGAGCATGCGAACCAACAGTCGGGGTTCACGGACTCT GCCGGAATAGCCTACGTACACCCGCAGCGACCTGCGTCTCCTGGAGGCTTTCCCCACGACACCCCACCCCAGCAGACCCTCCCG GCTGGCTTCCAGACGACCGCTCAGGCCGCGCCCCGGCACGCCTACCTCCAGCACGGGCAGGGACAGCGTTACTACCACCAGTGA